In Zunongwangia profunda SM-A87, the following proteins share a genomic window:
- the uvrC gene encoding excinuclease ABC subunit UvrC, whose translation MEIPALDVQLKTLPDSPGVYQYFDKNGKILYVGKAKNLKKRVTSYFTKRHDSHRIGVMVKKIHEIRHIVVSSETDALLLENNLIKKLQPRFNVMLKDDKTYPWICIKNERFPRVFPTRRLIKDGSEYYGPFTSFKTVNTLLDLIKGLYKLRTCNYDLVEDKIRDNKYKVCLEYHLGNCKGPCEGYQGEAEYNRNIEHIRQIVKGNFKDSLSQFREQMQEHAENMEFEDAQRIKNKIEVLENYQSRSTVVNPKINNVDVFSVISDEGYGYVNFLQLMHGSIIRSHTIEMKKKLDETDEELLELGITEIRQRFNSKSPEIYVPFKVDAGDDIKVTVPKLGDKRKIVELSERNAKYYRQERFKQMKIVDPDRHVNRVMAQMKEDLRLSVEPRHIECFDNSNIQGTNPVAACVVFKNGKPSKKDYRKFNIKTVEGPNDFASMEEVVYRRYKRLLNEGEELPQLIIVDGGKGQLRSGLKALETLGLRGEVAIIGIAKRLEELFYPGDPVPLYLDKKSETLKIIQQLRNEAHRFGITFHRNKRSKSALNTELDSIKGIGEKTVVELLKSFRSLKRVKEASEKSLADVVGSAKARIVYDYYHPESSE comes from the coding sequence ATGGAAATACCTGCTTTGGATGTACAGTTAAAGACCTTACCCGATAGTCCCGGTGTTTATCAATATTTTGATAAAAATGGGAAGATTCTCTATGTGGGTAAAGCTAAAAATCTTAAAAAACGTGTAACCTCTTATTTTACCAAACGCCACGATAGTCATCGTATAGGGGTAATGGTGAAAAAAATTCACGAGATAAGACATATCGTGGTTTCTTCGGAAACCGATGCGCTGCTGCTGGAAAATAATCTAATCAAAAAATTACAGCCGCGTTTTAACGTAATGCTTAAGGATGATAAAACTTATCCCTGGATTTGTATAAAAAACGAACGTTTCCCAAGAGTCTTCCCAACCCGAAGATTGATTAAAGACGGGAGTGAGTATTATGGGCCGTTTACTAGTTTTAAAACGGTAAATACCTTACTTGATTTAATTAAGGGACTATATAAACTGCGTACTTGTAATTATGACCTTGTTGAAGATAAAATTAGGGATAATAAGTATAAAGTGTGCCTGGAATATCATTTAGGGAATTGTAAGGGGCCCTGTGAAGGCTACCAGGGAGAAGCAGAGTATAACAGAAATATCGAACATATTCGCCAAATCGTAAAAGGAAATTTTAAAGACTCGCTTAGTCAGTTTAGAGAGCAAATGCAGGAGCATGCTGAAAATATGGAGTTTGAAGATGCACAGCGAATAAAAAATAAGATCGAAGTTTTAGAAAATTACCAATCCCGGTCTACAGTTGTTAATCCTAAAATCAATAATGTAGATGTATTTTCTGTAATTAGCGACGAGGGGTATGGATACGTGAATTTTCTTCAGTTAATGCATGGTTCCATTATCAGGTCTCATACCATAGAAATGAAGAAAAAACTGGATGAAACCGACGAAGAATTACTGGAACTGGGGATTACTGAAATTAGGCAGCGATTTAATTCAAAATCACCAGAGATTTATGTGCCTTTTAAGGTAGATGCCGGTGATGATATAAAAGTAACAGTGCCTAAATTGGGGGATAAGCGTAAAATTGTAGAATTGTCTGAGCGGAATGCAAAATATTACCGACAGGAACGATTTAAGCAAATGAAAATTGTAGATCCAGATCGGCATGTAAATCGGGTAATGGCACAAATGAAAGAAGATTTGCGTTTAAGCGTTGAGCCGCGGCATATTGAATGTTTCGATAATTCTAATATTCAGGGAACAAATCCAGTGGCGGCCTGTGTGGTTTTTAAAAATGGCAAACCAAGTAAAAAAGATTATCGTAAATTTAATATCAAAACTGTTGAAGGACCTAACGATTTTGCTTCGATGGAAGAAGTGGTGTACAGAAGGTACAAGCGTCTTTTAAACGAAGGTGAAGAATTACCGCAGCTTATTATTGTAGACGGTGGTAAAGGTCAGTTAAGAAGTGGTTTAAAAGCTTTGGAGACTTTAGGCTTAAGAGGGGAGGTAGCCATAATTGGGATAGCTAAAAGATTAGAAGAGTTGTTTTATCCGGGTGATCCGGTACCCTTGTATTTAGATAAGAAGTCTGAAACCTTAAAGATTATTCAGCAGTTAAGAAATGAAGCACATAGGTTTGGTATCACTTTCCATCGAAATAAACGTAGTAAATCTGCGTTAAATACAGAGCTGGACTCGATTAAAGGAATTGGAGAGAAAACAGTGGTAGAATTACTAAAAAGCTTTAGATCTCTTAAACGGGTAAAAGAAGCTTCAGAGAAATCACTGGCAGATGTTGTGGGAAGTGCTAAAGCTAGAATTGTTTACGATTATTATCATCCGGAATCTTCAGAATAA
- a CDS encoding patatin-like phospholipase family protein has translation MKKVICILFFCSSLLSFSQEEKLKVGLVLSGGGAKGLAHIGALKAIEEAGVHIDYIGGTSMGAIIGGLYASGYSASELDSIVKNTNFNILIQDEIPRKSMTFYEKRNTERYALTLPFDHFKLGFPSGLSKGQNIYNLMSGLTVHLDDETDFSKLPIPFFCVAADVETGAEIILDKGSLAKSVAASGAIPSLFSPVKIDGRLLIDGGVVNNYPVEELRRRGADIIIGVDVQDSLLNRKDLKGVFDIFTQVSNFRTINDMKHKIPLTDIYIRPDIARFSIMSFEEGSAIIDSGKVAGDKRISALKQLAQKQKSHPEPYHRKIVDTLHLSQIELAGNTNYPRSFIMGRLRLQTPGKFSLSQINESIDFLSATGNFDKINYFLTQDNGEDTYTLNLNLDESENKTFLKLALHYDELYRSAALVNLTRKSSIFTNDVTSLDLIVGENVRYNFQYYIDKGYYWSIGMKSRFNSFDTPVDYALIQDAINGGDLNVNKIDVDFKDFTNQFYVETLFKQVASLGMGAEHKYLKISSETINSEGEDVDVPGTEFENNHYYSAFGYLKYDSFDNKYYPKKGFYFHGDFHIYPFSSIDDFNEFSIAKGKIGYVFTPIKNLSVRIFSETGFKIGDSEQQSLDFFLGGYGNNLINNMVPFYGYDFLSLGADSYIKSLAEVDVEIFKNNHITLSGNFANVENKLYSSGNWLSMPDYSGYALGYGVETFLGPMEVKYSYSPEVKESQWFFSLGFWF, from the coding sequence ATGAAAAAAGTCATTTGCATCCTATTCTTCTGTAGTTCACTTTTAAGTTTTTCCCAGGAAGAAAAATTAAAAGTAGGGCTTGTTTTAAGTGGAGGTGGAGCAAAGGGACTGGCACATATTGGTGCTTTAAAGGCAATTGAGGAAGCGGGTGTACACATCGATTATATTGGTGGAACCAGTATGGGTGCAATTATTGGAGGTTTGTATGCTTCGGGATATTCGGCATCCGAATTAGATTCTATCGTAAAAAACACCAATTTCAATATTCTTATTCAGGATGAAATTCCACGAAAATCGATGACATTTTATGAAAAGAGAAATACAGAGCGTTATGCTCTTACACTTCCTTTTGATCATTTTAAACTAGGCTTTCCTTCGGGCTTAAGTAAAGGGCAAAATATTTACAATTTAATGTCGGGTTTAACGGTGCATCTGGACGATGAAACTGATTTTTCAAAATTACCAATTCCGTTTTTTTGTGTCGCAGCAGATGTAGAAACCGGTGCCGAAATTATTTTGGATAAAGGTTCTCTTGCCAAATCTGTAGCGGCTAGCGGAGCTATTCCTTCCCTTTTTTCTCCTGTAAAAATTGATGGTAGGCTGCTCATTGACGGTGGTGTGGTTAATAATTATCCGGTAGAAGAATTACGACGTCGCGGTGCCGATATTATTATTGGGGTAGATGTCCAGGATTCGTTACTTAACCGAAAAGACTTAAAAGGGGTATTCGATATTTTTACTCAGGTGAGTAATTTCAGGACGATTAATGATATGAAGCATAAAATTCCGCTTACAGATATTTATATTCGACCCGATATTGCTCGTTTTTCGATTATGTCTTTTGAAGAAGGTTCAGCCATTATCGATTCCGGAAAGGTAGCGGGAGACAAGCGAATTTCGGCATTAAAACAATTGGCACAAAAGCAAAAATCCCATCCGGAACCTTATCACAGAAAAATTGTAGATACACTTCATTTAAGCCAAATTGAACTCGCAGGAAATACAAATTATCCACGATCTTTTATTATGGGGAGGCTTAGACTGCAAACTCCTGGTAAGTTTAGTCTTTCTCAGATAAACGAAAGCATAGATTTTTTATCGGCCACTGGAAATTTTGATAAGATTAACTACTTTCTAACTCAGGATAATGGCGAAGATACTTATACGTTAAACCTTAATTTGGATGAAAGTGAGAATAAAACTTTTCTAAAATTAGCCTTGCATTACGACGAGTTGTATCGCAGTGCGGCGCTGGTAAATTTAACACGAAAAAGTTCAATTTTTACGAACGATGTTACTTCTTTAGATTTAATCGTGGGAGAAAATGTTCGGTATAACTTTCAGTATTATATCGATAAAGGATATTATTGGAGTATAGGTATGAAATCACGTTTTAATTCTTTTGATACTCCGGTAGATTATGCGCTTATACAGGACGCAATTAACGGAGGTGATTTGAATGTTAATAAGATTGATGTCGATTTTAAAGATTTTACCAATCAATTTTATGTAGAGACTTTGTTTAAGCAGGTGGCTTCGCTGGGGATGGGGGCAGAGCATAAATATTTAAAGATCTCTTCAGAAACTATTAATAGCGAGGGAGAGGATGTAGACGTTCCCGGAACTGAATTTGAGAATAATCATTATTACAGTGCTTTTGGATATTTAAAATATGATTCTTTTGATAATAAATATTATCCAAAAAAGGGATTCTATTTTCATGGTGATTTTCATATTTATCCTTTTTCTTCTATTGACGATTTTAACGAATTTTCTATCGCTAAAGGAAAAATTGGCTATGTTTTTACTCCGATAAAGAATCTTAGTGTCCGCATCTTTTCTGAAACAGGATTTAAAATTGGCGATAGCGAACAGCAAAGTTTAGACTTTTTTTTAGGCGGCTACGGGAATAACCTAATAAATAATATGGTGCCATTTTATGGGTATGATTTTCTTAGCTTAGGAGCCGATAGTTACATAAAAAGTCTGGCTGAAGTGGATGTTGAAATATTCAAAAATAATCACATCACCTTAAGTGGTAATTTTGCTAATGTAGAGAACAAATTGTATTCCTCTGGAAACTGGTTGTCCATGCCAGATTATTCTGGCTACGCCTTAGGTTATGGGGTGGAAACCTTTTTAGGCCCAATGGAAGTAAAATACTCTTATTCGCCAGAAGTAAAGGAAAGTCAGTGGTTTTTTAGTTTAGGATTCTGGTTTTAA
- a CDS encoding ribosomal maturation YjgA family protein, producing the protein MVVLYVMCLEIIWWYYFLLTFFKWQQFKVAIFVLLLAYFIEFLQYLKILKILGIPRSTFTTMVLGSSFDWGDIVAYTLAFLSIIGIAKVFNNKAC; encoded by the coding sequence ATGGTGGTTTTATACGTAATGTGCTTGGAGATTATCTGGTGGTATTATTTTCTGCTTACATTTTTTAAGTGGCAACAATTTAAAGTGGCCATTTTTGTGTTGCTTTTGGCTTATTTTATCGAGTTTTTACAATACCTAAAGATTCTAAAAATACTGGGGATCCCAAGATCTACATTTACAACTATGGTTTTGGGTTCTTCTTTCGACTGGGGTGATATAGTTGCTTATACTTTGGCATTTTTAAGCATTATTGGCATCGCCAAAGTATTTAATAACAAAGCTTGCTAA
- a CDS encoding LLM class flavin-dependent oxidoreductase, with translation MSDIKLGILDQSIVRTSSTAGEAVKETIETAILAENLGYHRFWISEHHNSTFIAGSAPEVLMARLGAETSQIRLGSGGVMLPNHSAFKVAENFRMLEALYPGRIDLGIGRAPGGDGVSAKLLNPSSTFQEDDYIQQLQQLNHFFRDHALVNNSPVYAIPQIKTIPQQWILSSSGGSARIAADLGLNLAVAKFINGSVPPSVVDRYRKHFKPTEDQQEPKALIASFVMCGETEEEANQMRKYIDYILLQFDKGNYQSLPEFEDIRNHQFTSFEKQRLHYNAGRIISGTPDRVKEKITNLAKDFEVDEVIISTMSFNKELRLKSFELVAEAFSISSTS, from the coding sequence ATGAGTGATATTAAACTAGGAATTTTAGACCAATCTATCGTTCGCACCAGTTCTACAGCCGGGGAAGCGGTTAAGGAAACTATAGAAACTGCTATCCTCGCCGAAAATTTAGGCTATCATCGTTTTTGGATTTCCGAACATCATAATTCTACATTTATTGCCGGCTCTGCTCCAGAAGTATTAATGGCAAGATTAGGAGCTGAAACTTCACAAATTAGATTAGGTAGCGGCGGAGTTATGCTACCCAATCACAGTGCTTTTAAAGTAGCTGAAAATTTTCGAATGCTGGAAGCTTTATATCCCGGTCGTATCGATCTTGGCATTGGCCGTGCTCCCGGCGGGGATGGGGTTAGCGCAAAACTTTTAAACCCTTCAAGCACATTTCAGGAAGACGATTATATTCAGCAGCTTCAGCAGCTAAATCATTTTTTTAGGGATCATGCACTTGTAAACAATTCTCCCGTATATGCTATTCCGCAGATAAAAACAATTCCGCAGCAATGGATTTTAAGTAGTAGCGGTGGCAGTGCGAGGATTGCCGCCGATCTTGGATTAAACCTTGCTGTGGCCAAATTTATTAATGGCAGTGTACCCCCCAGCGTGGTGGATCGTTATCGTAAACATTTTAAACCTACCGAAGATCAACAGGAACCTAAAGCTTTAATCGCATCTTTTGTTATGTGTGGGGAAACCGAAGAGGAAGCTAACCAAATGCGTAAGTATATCGATTATATTTTATTGCAATTCGACAAAGGAAACTACCAAAGCCTACCGGAATTTGAAGACATTAGAAATCATCAGTTCACTTCTTTTGAAAAACAGCGATTGCACTATAATGCAGGCCGAATAATCTCTGGCACACCAGATCGTGTAAAAGAGAAAATCACCAATTTGGCAAAGGATTTTGAGGTAGATGAAGTGATTATTTCTACCATGAGTTTTAATAAAGAACTGCGTTTAAAAAGTTTTGAGTTGGTTGCTGAAGCATTTTCAATAAGTAGCACCTCCTGA